In Sulfitobacter guttiformis, the genomic stretch CGCCGCCGCCCTCTGATCTGCCCCTCTGGCAAGCAAGCATCGCCAAATTGACCCATGCCGCGCTATATGCTTTGCTATTTGTTATGCCGCTGGCGGGTTACATTCGGGTGCGGGCGGGCGGCTTTCCGATTGAGGCGCTGGACGCTGCAGGCATTCCTGCGATCATTCCTAAATCCGAAGCGCTGGCAGGATTTGCCAAGGCTGTGCATTTTTACGGTGCCTGGGCGATTGCAATTCTGATCGGCCTGCACATTGCGGCGGCGTTTCATCATGCGCTGATCAAACGCGACGGAGTCATGGCGCGGATGTGGCCACCCCGAGAGTGACGCTCGCGCGTAGCGGACGGTGATCTGAGGCTGCGCGGATGCCTGTACCGTCGAGAACTTGTGCATCGCTGACATGACCCTCGGGTGTGCTCAGAACCCTATCAAGTGGTAGCAGCGGCATCCGTACCGGAAAGCTGCGCAATGCAGGCCCCGACAAATCGAGGCCCGTGACCGCACGACCAAAGGCGAACCCGCCCCAAAACCGCCATTCATTCAAATCGCCGCAAACCACTGTTTGGCGCGGATCGAAGCGCTGCAGAAACTGTCCCAATGTACGCATCTGCATCACCCGCAACCATTGCGCCAGCGACAGATGCGTAGCCACCAGCCGCACAGGAATGCCTGCCTTTTTCACATCGGCCACCACCGCACCGCGCGCACAATGTCCCGGCAGATCGACCAATTGAACCCTCTCGATCACAATGTCGGGGTGAAGATAGACGACAACTCCTAAGAACCCATGGCTTGTGTCCGTCGAGCGGAGCGCGCGTGCTGTTTGTAAATGACGTAACCCCGTGACCCTTTCGATCTTTTCTGGATCTACAACACCGGCCTGATTGTCTGTCTCTGCATCGGCCTCTTGGAGGATCAGTGCGTCGGTCCCGATGTGCCAGACCTCGCGGCTCAGTACGTCCAGAATCCGCTCTGGATCTACGAGCCGGTCGCTACCGCGCCCGCGGTGTATATTCCAGGTAATACAGGACAGGCTATGCGTCATAGTCAGGCGGTGCAGCGTTCTGTGGAGCCATTATTTTACCTCGCCCGATCTCTTGCTGCTCCAAATACTCTGGCGCGCGACCGGGTCAAGGCAAGATATCGCCGGAACGTGTAGAGGATTTGGGGCAAAGTTCCTTGACGCCGTGCAATCCAGTCTCATCTTACAATGCAATAAAAACCAACTGGAAAAGTATTATGTACGCTGTCGAAGTCCGTGATCACGTTATGATCGCCCACTCCCTACCATCCCCGGTTTTCGGGCCTGCGCAAGGTATGCACGGTGCCACCTTTGTCGTTGATGCGGCCTTCTACACCGAGGATCTGGACGAGAACGGGCTGGTTGTCGATATGGGCCTCGCTACTGAGGCCCTTGCCGCGGCCCTTGCGCCCCTCAAATATTGCAACCTCGATGAAGTGCCCGAGTTCAAGGGCAAGATCACCACAACCGAATTTCTGTGTGGGCACATCTGGAAGCAGTTGCGCGAAGTGGCCAAGACAACG encodes the following:
- a CDS encoding cytochrome b; translation: MTNPSLSYTFAARLMHWSMAALVLVMVPVGFLMVQQGLPRPLQNTLFIFHKNIGVLLLVMIVLRILYRWRRPPPPSDLPLWQASIAKLTHAALYALLFVMPLAGYIRVRAGGFPIEALDAAGIPAIIPKSEALAGFAKAVHFYGAWAIAILIGLHIAAAFHHALIKRDGVMARMWPPRE
- a CDS encoding endonuclease/exonuclease/phosphatase family protein, producing the protein MTHSLSCITWNIHRGRGSDRLVDPERILDVLSREVWHIGTDALILQEADAETDNQAGVVDPEKIERVTGLRHLQTARALRSTDTSHGFLGVVVYLHPDIVIERVQLVDLPGHCARGAVVADVKKAGIPVRLVATHLSLAQWLRVMQMRTLGQFLQRFDPRQTVVCGDLNEWRFWGGFAFGRAVTGLDLSGPALRSFPVRMPLLPLDRVLSTPEGHVSDAQVLDGTGIRAASDHRPLRASVTLGVATSAP
- a CDS encoding 6-pyruvoyl trahydropterin synthase family protein, with the translated sequence MYAVEVRDHVMIAHSLPSPVFGPAQGMHGATFVVDAAFYTEDLDENGLVVDMGLATEALAAALAPLKYCNLDEVPEFKGKITTTEFLCGHIWKQLREVAKTTGLGDGGRVRSIRVMMHESHVARGWYQADI